Proteins encoded in a region of the Candidatus Rokuibacteriota bacterium genome:
- a CDS encoding proline dehydrogenase family protein, with product MLRRLLLRLSERRALGDALDRLPLTRRLVRRFVAGTRPEEALGVIDRVTAEGLLSAVTYLGENVRSAEEARAAAGVYLELVDEIKRRNLPCAPSLKLTHMGLDLSEALCLENVERVLDRGQAAGIRVWIDMESSAYTERTLAIHERLRRRFSNVACVIQTYLRRSEADVRRLIALGATVRLCKGAYREPPELAFPDKRDVDANYARLLDLLLSPEVIRQGVYPAFATHDERLIGCVIERARRLGIAPEAFEIQMLYGIRHDLHAPIRRQGARLRLLVPFGEEWYGYFVRRLAERPANLLFLLKHVVRR from the coding sequence ATGCTCCGGCGGCTCCTCCTGCGCTTGTCGGAACGACGCGCGCTCGGCGACGCCCTCGACCGACTTCCGCTCACGCGGCGCCTGGTGCGGCGGTTCGTCGCGGGAACGCGCCCTGAGGAGGCCTTGGGCGTGATCGACCGGGTCACCGCCGAGGGGCTCCTGTCCGCGGTCACGTACCTCGGTGAGAACGTCCGGAGCGCCGAGGAAGCGCGCGCGGCCGCGGGCGTGTATCTGGAGCTGGTCGACGAGATCAAGCGGCGGAACCTCCCGTGCGCGCCCTCCCTCAAGCTAACCCACATGGGGCTGGACCTGTCGGAGGCGCTGTGCCTGGAGAACGTCGAGCGGGTCCTCGATCGGGGCCAGGCGGCCGGGATCCGGGTCTGGATCGACATGGAATCGTCCGCCTACACGGAGCGGACGCTGGCGATCCACGAGCGGCTGAGGCGCAGGTTCAGCAACGTGGCCTGCGTGATCCAGACCTACCTCCGCCGGAGCGAGGCCGACGTGCGGCGGCTGATCGCGCTCGGCGCGACGGTCCGGCTGTGCAAGGGCGCCTACCGCGAGCCGCCCGAGCTGGCCTTTCCTGACAAACGGGACGTGGACGCCAACTACGCCCGCCTCCTTGATCTGCTCCTCTCGCCGGAGGTGATCCGGCAAGGGGTCTACCCGGCCTTCGCCACCCACGACGAGCGGCTGATCGGCTGCGTCATCGAACGGGCGCGGAGGCTCGGGATCGCGCCGGAAGCGTTCGAGATCCAGATGCTGTACGGGATCCGCCACGACCTGCACGCCCCGATCCGGCGGCAGGGCGCGCGCCTGCGGCTCCTTGTGCCCTTCGGGGAGGAGTGGTACGGCTACTTCGTGAGGCGGCTGGCGGAGCGTCCCGCGAACCTGCTCTTCCTTCTCAAGCACGTGGTGCGCCGGTGA
- a CDS encoding Ppx/GppA family phosphatase translates to MTRLASIDLGTNTIRLLVAEVADDRSWRPVLQAQALARLGEGLRAGGGLSETAMARALEAVATFCGQARAAGAEQILIVGTSALRDAANRPAFLDRVRAATGREVRVVTGEEEARLTLLGALHGLPVLAGSLLVFDIGGGSTEFILARNRELSRARSLALGVVSLAERYRTAEPVDRARYAELDHEVRTRLAGGLDDLLTGSRPDHLVGTAGTVTTLAALDQALAVYDPAKVHGYRLSRSRIQTLLVTLAALPAHARASMPGLEPGRADLIIPGIAICLAALDAFGSDAVIVSDFGLREGILIEHLSCSAH, encoded by the coding sequence GTGACCCGCCTCGCCTCGATCGACCTCGGGACCAACACCATCCGCCTGCTCGTCGCGGAGGTGGCTGACGATCGGAGCTGGCGGCCTGTGCTCCAGGCCCAGGCGCTGGCCCGTCTGGGCGAGGGGCTTCGCGCCGGCGGCGGGCTCAGCGAGACGGCCATGGCGCGCGCCCTTGAGGCCGTGGCCACGTTCTGCGGTCAGGCTCGCGCGGCCGGCGCCGAGCAGATCCTGATCGTCGGCACCAGCGCCCTCAGAGACGCCGCCAACCGGCCCGCGTTCCTCGATCGCGTGCGAGCCGCGACCGGCCGCGAGGTTCGGGTGGTGACCGGCGAGGAGGAGGCACGCCTGACCCTGCTCGGGGCGCTCCACGGGCTGCCGGTGCTCGCCGGATCCCTTCTCGTCTTCGACATCGGCGGCGGGAGCACCGAGTTCATCCTCGCGCGGAACCGGGAGCTCAGCCGGGCGCGCAGCCTGGCACTCGGTGTCGTGTCGCTCGCCGAGCGATACCGGACCGCCGAGCCGGTGGACCGTGCGCGGTACGCGGAGCTGGACCACGAGGTCCGCACCCGGCTCGCCGGGGGGCTCGATGATCTTCTGACGGGGTCGCGGCCCGATCACCTCGTCGGGACCGCGGGGACGGTCACGACGCTGGCCGCCCTGGACCAGGCCCTCGCCGTCTACGATCCGGCGAAGGTCCATGGTTACCGTCTCTCGCGCTCACGGATCCAGACGCTGCTCGTGACCCTCGCGGCGCTCCCAGCCCACGCCCGGGCGAGCATGCCCGGGCTCGAGCCCGGCCGGGCTGACCTGATCATCCCCGGCATCGCGATCTGTCTGGCCGCCCTGGACGCCTTCGGCTCCGACGCGGTCATCGTCAGCGACTTCGGGCTCCGCGAGGGAATCCTGATCGAGCACCTGTCGTGCTCGGCGCATTGA